Proteins encoded together in one Lachnospiraceae bacterium JLR.KK008 window:
- a CDS encoding DUF5722 domain-containing protein, translating to MKQKKMMRILAAGIVSALLLGVTGGVGNDVSVVEAAPAGMNVQAAISGSNVNVVAAATAAPASDDGMLYLFAEPIYSDGITTSALASVPAAANATFTTPLNADSANSRLYDKFIVAAVQGGQYVPLNSGAFIVNPEALATKTFARTETGLKGLLIDPAKLSNGELQDLGVKQVLYNISVNRMLGPTDNPAYPTINYTYNGKTYQMNGVLVAEYEHIFGTLGRNGIQITAIFLNENNGRNGHFLHPLSRDGFNSPHYALNTAEAQAVEDLVAVASFCAEHFSNDKNGKVDNWIVGNEVNKRYEWNYVNISDLNAYANEYAEAVRLCYNAIKSKNANAHVNICTDQQWDRNTREAGKYDAKDFINAFNNAIIAGGNIDWGLMNHPYPVPLTWAAYWTGGAYYKNLVKHNENSPYVTMENIEVLTDYMCRPELLNPAGQVRSIQVGAGYNTTQGENYACAAMVLAYQQAANNQHIDTFIFSRQSDIAAEIPQGLIYGLTNVDGSHKTTYDCYKNLDGPNAAAYLQQALALRGVADLSQVISPR from the coding sequence ATGAAACAAAAAAAGATGATGCGCATTCTTGCCGCAGGCATCGTTTCCGCGTTACTGCTGGGGGTAACCGGCGGCGTAGGTAACGATGTCAGTGTGGTGGAGGCAGCCCCGGCAGGCATGAATGTGCAGGCAGCGATCAGCGGCAGTAATGTCAATGTTGTGGCAGCTGCGACTGCTGCTCCGGCCAGCGATGATGGGATGTTATACCTGTTCGCAGAGCCGATCTATTCGGATGGGATCACGACAAGTGCATTGGCAAGTGTTCCGGCAGCGGCAAACGCTACGTTCACGACACCGCTCAATGCAGACAGTGCCAATTCCCGTCTGTACGACAAATTTATCGTAGCCGCAGTGCAGGGCGGACAGTATGTGCCGCTCAATTCGGGTGCATTTATCGTAAACCCGGAAGCGCTCGCAACAAAGACTTTTGCCAGAACAGAAACAGGGCTGAAAGGTCTTCTGATTGATCCGGCAAAGCTGTCAAACGGAGAACTTCAGGATTTGGGTGTTAAACAGGTGCTTTACAACATTTCTGTCAACAGAATGTTAGGGCCTACGGATAACCCGGCTTATCCTACGATCAACTATACATACAACGGAAAGACCTATCAGATGAACGGTGTTCTTGTCGCAGAGTATGAGCATATCTTCGGTACGCTCGGCAGGAACGGAATCCAGATTACAGCAATCTTCCTGAATGAGAACAATGGCAGAAACGGCCATTTCCTTCATCCGCTTTCCAGAGACGGGTTTAACAGCCCTCACTATGCCCTGAATACGGCGGAAGCACAGGCAGTGGAAGATCTGGTAGCTGTTGCTTCTTTCTGTGCGGAGCATTTCAGCAACGATAAGAACGGTAAAGTAGATAACTGGATCGTTGGTAACGAAGTCAACAAGAGATATGAGTGGAACTATGTCAATATTTCCGATCTGAACGCGTATGCCAATGAGTATGCGGAAGCGGTACGTCTGTGCTACAATGCGATCAAGAGCAAAAATGCCAATGCGCATGTCAATATCTGTACGGATCAGCAGTGGGACCGCAATACACGGGAAGCAGGAAAGTATGATGCGAAAGATTTCATCAATGCGTTCAACAATGCGATTATTGCAGGCGGTAACATTGACTGGGGTCTGATGAACCATCCTTATCCGGTACCGCTTACATGGGCAGCTTACTGGACAGGCGGCGCATATTACAAGAATCTTGTAAAACATAACGAGAATTCTCCTTATGTAACGATGGAGAACATCGAAGTGCTGACAGACTATATGTGCAGACCGGAACTTCTCAATCCGGCAGGACAGGTACGTTCCATTCAGGTAGGTGCAGGTTATAATACGACACAGGGTGAGAACTATGCATGTGCAGCAATGGTGCTGGCATATCAGCAGGCTGCAAACAATCAGCATATCGACACATTTATCTTCTCCAGACAGTCTGATATTGCAGCGGAGATTCCTCAGGGACTTATCTATGGTCTGACGAATGTTGACGGCAGCCATAAGACGACCTATGATTGCTATAAAAACCTGGATGGCCCGAATGCAGCTGCTTACCTTCAGCAGGCTCTGGCACTCAGAGGCGTTGCCGATCTGAGCCAGGTGATCTCCCCGAGATAA
- a CDS encoding LacI family DNA-binding transcriptional regulator: MRKKKNVTFSDIAKYTNFSKTTISRYFNDPDSLTLENQEIISAALEKLDYKENKVARILANGNTEFIGIIIPNMFYRYYSEMMNRILSTYETFGYKFLVFIGDQDEEAERRYIRELLAYKIEGLIILSDTIPSRELAQLQIPIVTIEREDKYVCSVNTDNYMGGIQAVSLLAKHNCDVFLHINSPTPPEVPAFGRIQGFLDFCVEHHLEHRTVYKEMGARYELVQENMKEILTELEQRYPGRKKGIFVSNDTHANVLVNLLVRKYGTLPDDYLIVGFDNSPISTEAVIPISTVGQQIDKIAYEAVSLLVEQMKERQKRKPVPLKEPIHKVIVPVLKRRETTEK; the protein is encoded by the coding sequence ATGAGAAAGAAAAAGAATGTTACATTCAGCGATATTGCAAAATATACCAACTTTTCCAAGACTACCATTTCCCGATATTTCAATGATCCGGACTCCCTCACTCTGGAAAACCAGGAAATTATTTCCGCGGCGCTAGAAAAACTGGATTACAAAGAAAACAAGGTTGCACGTATTCTTGCTAATGGAAATACGGAATTTATCGGTATCATCATTCCCAATATGTTTTACCGCTATTATTCCGAAATGATGAACCGTATCCTGTCCACTTATGAAACCTTCGGTTATAAATTTCTTGTCTTTATCGGAGATCAGGACGAAGAGGCCGAGCGGCGCTATATCAGAGAATTGTTAGCCTATAAGATAGAGGGCCTTATCATTTTAAGCGATACGATCCCCTCCCGGGAACTGGCGCAGCTTCAGATTCCCATCGTTACCATCGAACGTGAGGATAAATATGTATGCAGTGTAAATACCGATAATTACATGGGCGGAATTCAGGCCGTCAGTCTGCTGGCAAAACATAACTGTGACGTTTTCCTACACATCAATTCCCCGACACCACCGGAAGTTCCTGCCTTTGGTCGTATTCAGGGATTCCTGGATTTCTGCGTGGAACATCATCTGGAACACCGGACAGTCTATAAGGAAATGGGTGCCCGTTACGAACTCGTACAGGAAAATATGAAGGAAATCCTGACAGAGCTGGAGCAGCGCTATCCTGGCAGAAAAAAAGGGATTTTTGTTTCCAATGATACCCATGCCAATGTCCTCGTCAACCTTCTGGTAAGAAAATATGGAACACTGCCGGATGATTACCTGATCGTTGGCTTTGACAATTCCCCGATCTCCACGGAAGCGGTTATCCCCATCAGCACGGTCGGTCAGCAAATCGACAAAATTGCATACGAAGCAGTCAGTCTTCTCGTAGAGCAGATGAAAGAACGCCAGAAAAGAAAACCGGTCCCCTTGAAAGAACCCATCCACAAGGTGATCGTCCCTGTCTTAAAACGGCGGGAGACAACAGAAAAATAA
- a CDS encoding carbohydrate ABC transporter permease encodes MKQTTVGGNRRKALHILAIILLAMLFAAYMFPFLMVVINSLKQKRDIIKSPFSWLFTIKGLSFDNFVRAFEQMDFLNAFKNSLIVTGLSTVLVTLFAAMLAYYIVRNKNKVTSITFGLMVASMIIPFQAIMIPLVSIYGGTLNILNHRLTLIFMHTGFSMAMSVFMFHGFIKGNVPIALEEASRIDGCSHVQTFFLIVFPLLKPIISTMVILNSLAFWNDFLLPSLVLTDKELLTLPLSTYSFYGTYSADYGTIMAGLLLCVIPILVLYVVLQKQIIGGVVAGAVK; translated from the coding sequence ATGAAACAGACGACAGTTGGCGGAAACAGAAGAAAAGCCCTGCACATACTGGCAATCATTCTGCTGGCAATGCTATTTGCAGCATATATGTTTCCTTTTTTGATGGTTGTGATTAACTCGCTGAAACAAAAGAGAGATATTATCAAGAGCCCATTCTCATGGCTGTTTACGATCAAGGGACTGTCTTTTGATAATTTTGTCAGAGCATTTGAACAGATGGATTTTCTGAATGCTTTCAAAAACTCTCTGATCGTGACTGGGCTCTCGACGGTACTGGTCACATTGTTTGCGGCAATGCTGGCCTATTATATCGTGCGTAATAAAAATAAGGTCACCAGCATTACCTTCGGTTTGATGGTCGCTTCCATGATTATTCCTTTTCAGGCGATTATGATTCCACTCGTGAGCATTTATGGAGGTACATTGAACATTCTCAACCACAGGCTGACTCTGATTTTTATGCACACCGGATTTTCCATGGCAATGTCGGTTTTTATGTTCCATGGATTTATCAAAGGAAATGTTCCGATCGCGTTGGAGGAAGCAAGCCGTATCGATGGATGCAGTCATGTACAGACATTTTTCCTGATTGTGTTTCCACTACTGAAACCGATTATATCGACAATGGTTATTTTAAATTCACTGGCATTCTGGAATGATTTTCTGTTGCCGTCGCTTGTGTTGACGGACAAGGAACTGCTGACGCTGCCGTTGTCTACCTACAGCTTTTACGGGACATATTCGGCTGATTATGGTACAATCATGGCGGGATTACTTCTCTGCGTCATTCCGATCCTCGTACTGTATGTAGTGCTTCAAAAACAGATCATCGGCGGCGTGGTGGCCGGAGCGGTAAAATAA
- a CDS encoding ABC transporter substrate-binding protein, protein MKETISWRVVGIVAAAVMTAAALTGCTFGFASDPDDPDEVKEEVPIDLSVDSFAYDDSLRGTSITLLNSKAEIQVALEKMSAEYEERSGVHVEVMPVTDGDSPYTKVVSLYNSGNPPTLSILDTTDVIALAEEKAADLTDEPWTKEAEGYLTFVNGKVYSLPLCIEGRGIIYHKAVIEDILGRSFDPSEITTQEEFTELLDELVRAGMEKPVSLAKEDWSLGAHHLQYIYETYDGTSEGAQNAIGRIRAGEVKLEEYDRLSQFLDMFDILKKYNVAKGDPLGADYDEMAIDLADGKTAFWFNGNWAWPNLEEAGAVNTDEYGFLPYFMNNDVEDFANREIQASPSKQVMVDGQFASQQEQAAAREFLNWIVYSEIGQQMLVKTCNVIPPFRNNPYEPLDPLSRDIYEKVHAGNAFNASAIVPNDHWSVLGSAMQKYMADRSDREELTQSIAAYWAQQK, encoded by the coding sequence ATGAAGGAAACGATTTCATGGAGAGTCGTCGGGATCGTGGCGGCAGCCGTCATGACAGCGGCCGCTTTGACAGGCTGTACCTTTGGGTTTGCCAGCGATCCAGATGATCCGGACGAGGTAAAAGAAGAAGTTCCCATTGATCTGTCAGTGGATTCTTTTGCTTACGACGATTCTCTGAGAGGAACAAGCATTACACTTCTTAATTCCAAGGCTGAGATTCAGGTGGCATTGGAAAAGATGAGCGCGGAGTATGAAGAGCGGTCAGGCGTCCATGTAGAGGTCATGCCGGTCACGGATGGAGATTCTCCGTATACGAAGGTAGTGAGCCTTTATAATTCGGGAAACCCGCCTACACTGTCGATTCTGGACACGACGGATGTCATTGCCCTTGCGGAGGAAAAGGCGGCGGATCTGACGGATGAGCCGTGGACGAAGGAGGCGGAAGGGTATCTGACGTTTGTAAACGGAAAGGTATACAGCCTGCCGCTTTGCATTGAAGGACGGGGGATCATTTATCATAAGGCGGTCATAGAAGATATTCTGGGCAGGTCTTTTGATCCTTCCGAGATCACGACACAGGAAGAATTTACGGAGCTTCTGGATGAACTTGTGCGTGCGGGTATGGAGAAACCGGTCTCTCTGGCAAAAGAAGACTGGTCTCTGGGGGCACATCACCTTCAGTATATCTATGAGACTTACGACGGGACTTCTGAGGGAGCACAGAACGCGATCGGGCGAATCAGAGCCGGAGAGGTGAAGCTGGAGGAATATGACCGGCTCTCTCAGTTTCTGGATATGTTCGATATATTGAAAAAATATAATGTGGCCAAAGGAGATCCTCTTGGTGCTGACTATGATGAGATGGCCATTGATTTGGCGGATGGCAAGACCGCTTTTTGGTTTAACGGCAACTGGGCGTGGCCGAACTTGGAGGAAGCGGGAGCGGTAAATACGGATGAATACGGATTTCTGCCTTACTTTATGAATAATGATGTCGAAGATTTTGCGAACCGGGAGATTCAGGCCTCGCCGTCAAAACAGGTGATGGTGGATGGACAATTTGCATCACAGCAGGAGCAGGCGGCGGCCCGGGAGTTCCTGAACTGGATTGTGTACAGCGAGATCGGTCAGCAGATGCTTGTAAAGACATGCAATGTGATTCCGCCTTTCCGGAATAACCCTTATGAACCGCTGGATCCTCTGAGCAGAGATATTTATGAGAAAGTCCATGCGGGTAACGCGTTCAACGCTTCGGCCATCGTTCCCAATGACCATTGGTCGGTTCTGGGATCGGCAATGCAGAAATATATGGCTGATCGAAGTGACAGAGAGGAACTGACACAATCGATTGCCGCCTATTGGGCGCAGCAGAAATAG
- a CDS encoding sugar ABC transporter permease, with translation MKSKNSGKDFCIFGLPGLFCFFAVVIVPFVYGVYLTMTDWDGVATKKNFIGAANFLGVVRDGQFWTSLLLTFQYVIVVVLLVNVFAFAIAYLLTRGIKGQNFFRAGFFTPNLIGGIVLGYIWQFVFSRAFVNIGESTGWDLFEISWLSTPGKAFAALVLVSVWQLSGYMILIYVAGFMGLSEDVMEAASIDGASGWRRMVSVVVPLMMSSITICLFLTLSRAFMVYDVNLSLTAGGPYGTTEMAAMHVYEKAFTSRAFGVGQAEALILFVVVACISGIQVYLTKKQEVEA, from the coding sequence ATGAAATCAAAAAACAGCGGAAAAGATTTCTGCATATTCGGATTGCCGGGATTATTTTGTTTCTTCGCAGTCGTTATTGTTCCGTTTGTGTATGGCGTTTATCTGACGATGACGGATTGGGACGGTGTGGCCACGAAGAAGAATTTTATCGGAGCTGCCAATTTTCTGGGAGTCGTGCGGGACGGACAGTTCTGGACCTCACTGCTTCTTACTTTTCAGTATGTGATTGTAGTTGTCCTTCTCGTGAATGTGTTTGCGTTTGCCATTGCCTATCTGTTGACGAGAGGAATCAAAGGACAGAACTTTTTCCGGGCAGGATTTTTCACCCCGAATCTGATCGGCGGTATTGTGCTCGGCTATATCTGGCAATTCGTGTTTTCGAGGGCGTTTGTCAATATCGGTGAATCGACGGGCTGGGATCTGTTTGAGATTTCCTGGCTTTCTACGCCAGGAAAAGCGTTTGCGGCGCTGGTACTCGTGTCCGTATGGCAGCTTTCGGGCTATATGATTCTGATCTACGTCGCCGGGTTTATGGGATTGAGCGAAGATGTTATGGAAGCGGCAAGTATAGACGGCGCTTCCGGCTGGAGAAGGATGGTGAGCGTCGTCGTACCGCTGATGATGTCGTCCATTACAATCTGTCTTTTCCTGACATTATCGCGTGCGTTTATGGTATATGATGTCAATCTGTCTCTCACGGCAGGCGGACCTTATGGTACGACGGAGATGGCGGCCATGCACGTATATGAAAAGGCGTTTACGTCCAGAGCGTTTGGTGTAGGGCAGGCGGAGGCACTGATTCTGTTTGTCGTGGTGGCTTGCATCAGTGGTATTCAGGTATATCTGACAAAGAAACAGGAGGTAGAAGCATAA
- a CDS encoding GDSL-type esterase/lipase family protein, whose translation MIRRTAVLLGGILLGGICSFAGGRTVAAQEPVQNETTQTTTDAGQGPQIDMSVYLSMKADTQVHIQPGTSWDVLGVLKEGQPAIAISRMDNGWVQIYYMGMIGYIPGDAAENYVMPEPTLWREISIEGDIKINALGDSITYGDKLSDTSLSFPNVVSAKAGAVCLNNYGWNGSSVAGPHPDRLIDRYPTMARDANLILVLGGTNDYGGRNEDGTIIGQIGDMTPDTFYGSLNLMMCGLKQMYPDGEIVFMTPLRRVGYMRRNRNGYYLNQYVLAIQQMAAFWGIRVIDLFNEPELDFSSKSSYLVDGLHPNATGQALIGAYVYRQLFENPYEMAVSDVTVQN comes from the coding sequence ATGATACGAAGAACAGCAGTGCTGCTCGGCGGTATCCTGCTTGGCGGCATCTGTTCTTTCGCAGGAGGAAGGACAGTCGCCGCGCAGGAGCCGGTACAAAACGAGACGACACAGACTACGACCGATGCAGGTCAGGGACCACAGATTGACATGTCCGTTTATCTGTCGATGAAAGCGGACACGCAGGTGCATATTCAGCCGGGAACGTCATGGGATGTGCTTGGCGTTCTGAAAGAAGGGCAGCCTGCAATCGCGATAAGCAGGATGGACAACGGATGGGTACAGATCTACTATATGGGAATGATCGGATATATTCCCGGAGACGCGGCGGAGAATTACGTGATGCCTGAGCCCACGCTCTGGAGAGAGATTTCCATTGAAGGGGACATAAAGATCAATGCCCTCGGCGACAGTATTACTTATGGTGATAAACTTTCCGATACGTCGCTGTCGTTTCCCAATGTTGTCAGTGCGAAGGCAGGTGCGGTCTGTCTGAACAATTATGGATGGAACGGCTCGAGTGTAGCGGGGCCTCATCCGGACAGACTGATCGACCGCTACCCGACGATGGCGCGGGATGCCAACCTGATTCTAGTACTTGGCGGAACCAATGACTACGGTGGGCGTAACGAAGACGGTACGATTATCGGACAGATCGGAGATATGACACCCGATACTTTTTATGGGAGTCTCAATCTGATGATGTGCGGTTTGAAACAGATGTATCCGGACGGTGAGATCGTCTTTATGACACCGCTGCGCCGGGTAGGGTATATGCGGAGAAACCGGAATGGTTATTACCTGAACCAGTATGTGCTGGCGATTCAGCAGATGGCGGCGTTCTGGGGGATTCGGGTCATAGATCTTTTCAATGAACCGGAGCTGGATTTTTCCAGTAAATCCTCATATCTTGTGGATGGACTGCATCCCAATGCGACAGGGCAGGCACTGATCGGTGCTTATGTGTACCGCCAGTTGTTTGAGAATCCGTATGAAATGGCTGTGTCTGATGTGACAGTTCAGAATTGA
- a CDS encoding glycoside hydrolase family 32 protein, with product MRRDKVHLKAPGNWINDPNGFIYYKGCYHLFYQYFPYAPIWGTMHWGHAVSKDLVNWEHKGIALFPSKYGDQNGCFSGSAVEHEGRLYLYYTGIHYETPDPDNIHVCLEDRFEACQMLLVSDDGETFDNFFRKTVVIPPVCDRRIGDRTDTRDPKVWRGSGGWYMVVGSKTEEGQGKLLFYKSADLLQWSLSGSVSKPGLGRMWECPDYFETEGGGVLMFSPMGFLKDGRQKEEQAICMRAVFDEETCDMDISDHWQYIDYGLDLYAAQSTTDAQGRRVMVAWMRMPEAVNGAWIGMYCIPRVVEVSNGHIYFRVHPDVDQAYSRRIASVQEAEGAGYRLSLEIEDGETVNVGGYLIRRQGTRITTDRSSVFAGCCGYRLRFETPDVKDGWHLDIYAERNLIEVFVNHGEYVISNVVYGLSDELQGTDGRKWELYAV from the coding sequence ATGAGACGAGACAAAGTACATTTGAAAGCACCGGGAAACTGGATCAATGATCCCAATGGATTCATTTACTATAAGGGATGCTACCATTTGTTTTACCAGTACTTTCCCTATGCTCCCATATGGGGAACCATGCACTGGGGGCATGCGGTGAGTAAGGATCTGGTAAACTGGGAACACAAGGGGATTGCCCTTTTTCCAAGTAAATATGGCGATCAGAACGGTTGCTTTTCCGGCAGTGCTGTGGAACATGAAGGACGTCTGTATCTGTATTATACAGGTATTCATTACGAAACGCCCGATCCGGACAATATTCATGTGTGCCTGGAAGATCGGTTTGAGGCATGCCAGATGCTGCTCGTCTCTGATGATGGGGAAACATTCGACAATTTTTTCCGTAAGACAGTGGTGATTCCGCCTGTCTGCGACCGCAGGATCGGTGACAGGACAGATACGAGAGATCCGAAAGTCTGGCGGGGGAGCGGCGGCTGGTATATGGTTGTCGGCAGCAAGACGGAAGAAGGCCAGGGAAAACTGCTCTTTTATAAGAGTGCGGATCTGCTGCAATGGTCGTTATCAGGCAGTGTGTCGAAACCGGGACTTGGGCGGATGTGGGAATGTCCGGACTATTTTGAGACGGAGGGCGGCGGCGTACTCATGTTTTCCCCGATGGGCTTTCTCAAAGATGGCAGACAGAAGGAAGAACAGGCAATCTGTATGCGAGCGGTATTTGACGAAGAAACGTGCGATATGGACATTTCGGATCACTGGCAATATATTGACTACGGGCTGGATCTGTATGCGGCACAGAGCACGACGGACGCACAGGGACGGCGGGTGATGGTCGCATGGATGCGTATGCCGGAAGCGGTGAACGGGGCGTGGATCGGTATGTATTGCATTCCCCGGGTGGTGGAAGTCAGCAACGGACATATTTATTTTCGTGTGCATCCTGATGTGGATCAGGCCTATTCAAGGCGGATCGCTTCCGTGCAGGAAGCAGAAGGCGCGGGGTATCGGCTCAGTCTGGAGATAGAGGATGGGGAGACAGTCAATGTCGGCGGGTATCTGATCCGCCGTCAGGGAACACGAATCACTACGGATCGAAGCTCCGTTTTTGCTGGCTGCTGCGGGTACCGTTTGCGGTTTGAGACGCCGGATGTAAAAGACGGCTGGCATTTGGATATTTACGCAGAACGCAATCTGATCGAAGTGTTTGTAAACCATGGGGAGTACGTGATCAGTAACGTCGTCTATGGACTGAGTGATGAACTGCAGGGGACAGACGGGAGAAAATGGGAACTGTATGCGGTGTAA